The following coding sequences are from one Geothrix sp. window:
- a CDS encoding RidA family protein, giving the protein MRTIATPNAPAAIGPYSQAQISGNHLFTSGQIPLVPGTMEMVTGPIEAQAEQVLKNLAAVLAAAGTGWDRVVKTTVFLTDMADFAAFNAVYEKALGAAKPARSTVQVAALPKGAKVEIELIAEV; this is encoded by the coding sequence ATGCGCACCATCGCCACCCCGAACGCCCCCGCCGCCATCGGCCCCTACAGCCAGGCCCAGATCTCGGGCAACCACCTCTTCACCTCGGGCCAGATCCCCTTGGTGCCCGGGACCATGGAGATGGTCACCGGCCCCATCGAGGCCCAGGCCGAGCAGGTGCTGAAGAACCTCGCCGCCGTGCTGGCCGCCGCCGGCACCGGCTGGGACCGCGTGGTGAAGACCACCGTCTTCCTCACGGACATGGCCGACTTCGCCGCCTTCAACGCCGTCTACGAAAAGGCCCTGGGCGCCGCCAAGCCCGCCCGCAGCACCGTCCAGGTGGCCGCGTTGCCCAAGGGCGCCAAGGTCGAGATCGAGCTGATCGCGGAAGTGTAG
- a CDS encoding sensor histidine kinase, with protein sequence MRASAVFQATWQRTRRPRTWGAALLFGLVWNGTRLLMGLPEPGLIEALTPPLWVALFLVLAPLPWQWTGDEAPMASAPRGAAQALPWMAALTLGVLLLLGAAGSPPPGRGPGPGAMERGASRRNLDRPEAPRRMHLHPRLWILGVAHLSFGLLLGWILADRERAEHQEAAARRAADEAQARVLQGQMNPHVLFNAISGLTELVREDPVAAEAALVNLSDLLRALLEHGSRLRAPLRDERRLVELHLSLERLRLGHRLRESWDWPEALDSLEIPPLMIQPLVENALKHGVALAVGGGELKVQVRREEDQLFICVANTGPAPAEMEGRGLGLRNLRERLDLLGAPADALQLRRDGDWTVAELRLVVKA encoded by the coding sequence ATGCGCGCTTCTGCGGTATTCCAGGCCACCTGGCAGCGGACGCGGCGCCCCCGGACCTGGGGCGCCGCGCTCCTGTTCGGGCTGGTGTGGAATGGGACTCGGCTCCTGATGGGCCTGCCCGAACCCGGGCTCATCGAGGCGCTCACGCCCCCGCTCTGGGTGGCGCTCTTTCTCGTGCTGGCGCCACTGCCCTGGCAGTGGACCGGCGACGAGGCCCCCATGGCCAGCGCCCCGCGTGGCGCGGCCCAGGCCCTGCCCTGGATGGCGGCCCTCACCCTGGGCGTCCTGCTGCTCCTGGGCGCCGCGGGGAGCCCGCCGCCGGGCCGTGGCCCGGGTCCCGGTGCCATGGAGCGGGGCGCCTCCCGCCGAAACCTGGACCGCCCGGAAGCCCCGAGGCGGATGCACCTCCATCCGCGCCTCTGGATCCTGGGCGTGGCGCACCTCTCCTTCGGTCTGCTGCTGGGTTGGATCCTGGCGGATCGCGAGCGGGCCGAACACCAGGAGGCCGCGGCGCGCCGGGCCGCCGACGAGGCCCAGGCCCGCGTGCTCCAGGGCCAGATGAACCCGCACGTGCTGTTCAACGCCATCAGTGGATTGACCGAGCTGGTGCGGGAGGATCCCGTCGCGGCGGAGGCCGCCCTGGTGAACCTCTCCGACCTGCTGCGGGCCCTGCTGGAGCACGGATCCCGCCTGCGGGCGCCCTTGCGCGACGAGCGCCGGCTGGTCGAGCTGCACCTGTCCCTGGAGCGCCTCCGTCTGGGCCACCGCCTGCGCGAAAGCTGGGACTGGCCCGAGGCCCTGGATTCGCTCGAGATCCCGCCCCTCATGATCCAGCCCCTGGTGGAGAACGCCCTGAAGCATGGCGTGGCCCTGGCCGTGGGCGGCGGCGAGCTGAAGGTGCAGGTGCGCCGCGAGGAGGATCAGCTCTTCATCTGCGTGGCGAACACGGGGCCGGCCCCGGCAGAGATGGAAGGGCGGGGCCTGGGACTGCGCAACCTGCGGGAACGCCTGGACCTGCTGGGGGCCCCCGCCGATGCGCTCCAGCTCCGGCGCGACGGCGACTGGACCGTGGCCGAGCTGCGCCTGGTGGTGAAGGCATGA
- a CDS encoding LytR/AlgR family response regulator transcription factor, which produces MSLRVLVAEDEPFNRKRLTRLLREAGCEVVAELEDGPAVLDWLARGEAVDALFLDIQMPGLTGLDVVADLPRPFPVVFVTAYAEHAVRAFEQAVTDYLLKPVTAERLATTLQRLRARLEAATGREAAARPAGPFRFPVKAGEGVVLVDLARTTHFVFEDEAVWAFAGERLRTTWKTLAEAEAALGTRVVRGHRHLLLRPEAIVGVRAGDSGRLRVRLAGGAELEVSRGAAPGLKARLGLG; this is translated from the coding sequence ATGAGCCTGCGCGTGCTCGTGGCGGAGGACGAGCCCTTCAACCGGAAGCGCCTCACGCGATTGCTGCGCGAAGCGGGCTGCGAGGTGGTGGCCGAGCTGGAGGACGGCCCCGCCGTGCTGGACTGGCTGGCCCGCGGCGAGGCCGTGGACGCCCTCTTCCTGGACATCCAGATGCCCGGGCTCACCGGCCTCGACGTGGTCGCGGACCTGCCGCGCCCCTTCCCGGTGGTCTTCGTCACGGCCTATGCCGAACATGCCGTGCGGGCCTTCGAGCAGGCCGTCACGGACTACCTGCTGAAGCCGGTGACGGCGGAGCGCCTGGCCACCACCCTGCAGCGCCTGCGCGCGCGCCTCGAGGCGGCCACCGGGCGCGAAGCCGCCGCACGACCAGCCGGGCCCTTCCGTTTCCCCGTGAAGGCGGGCGAGGGTGTGGTGCTGGTGGACCTGGCCAGGACCACCCACTTCGTCTTCGAGGACGAGGCCGTGTGGGCCTTCGCCGGTGAGCGCCTGCGCACCACCTGGAAGACCCTGGCGGAAGCGGAAGCTGCCCTGGGCACCCGCGTGGTCCGCGGCCACCGGCACCTGCTTCTCCGCCCCGAGGCCATCGTGGGCGTGCGCGCGGGGGATTCAGGCCGCCTGCGCGTCAGGCTGGCGGGCGGGGCTGAGCTGGAAGTGAGCCGCGGAGCGGCACCAGGACTCAAGGCCAGGCTGGGGCTGGGCTGA
- a CDS encoding O-methyltransferase has product MTSPLQALLAELAQFGEENDRSAIARADRMLNITPDTGAFLSILVRSTQARRILEIGTSNGYSTLWLAEAALATGGHVWTVEHSDAKADLAARNFLRAGLGPHITQVRQDAGVMLAGMGEASFDLIFLDSERTEYPGWWPDLNRALRPGGLLVVDNATSHSEELVPFITAVQADPAYTTCLVPVGKGEFLATRSRLPD; this is encoded by the coding sequence ATGACTTCGCCCTTGCAGGCCCTGCTGGCAGAGCTGGCGCAGTTCGGCGAGGAGAACGACCGCTCGGCGATCGCGCGCGCCGATCGCATGCTGAACATCACTCCGGACACGGGCGCCTTTCTCTCCATCCTCGTCCGATCCACCCAGGCCCGACGGATCCTGGAAATCGGGACCTCCAATGGCTATTCGACGCTCTGGCTCGCCGAGGCGGCTCTGGCAACCGGGGGCCATGTCTGGACCGTTGAGCATTCCGATGCGAAGGCGGATCTGGCGGCCCGCAACTTCCTCCGGGCAGGTCTTGGTCCTCACATCACGCAGGTCCGGCAGGATGCCGGGGTGATGCTTGCCGGCATGGGCGAGGCGTCCTTCGATCTCATCTTCCTCGATTCCGAACGGACCGAATACCCGGGGTGGTGGCCGGATCTCAACCGGGCGCTCCGCCCGGGCGGGCTGCTGGTCGTGGACAACGCCACTTCCCATTCCGAGGAGCTGGTGCCCTTCATCACCGCCGTCCAGGCCGACCCGGCCTACACCACGTGCCTGGTCCCCGTCGGAAAAGGGGAATTCCTGGCCACCCGTTCCCGCCTGCCCGATTGA
- a CDS encoding patatin-like phospholipase family protein translates to MKPVLLALGLSVLLAGQTPPPGVPPPGAPRRIDVEVQPADMVFRFTPRVTIPGMPRVAVALSGGGARGLAHIGVLQRFEEVGFPLDSVTGTSAGALVGALYASGFSAKEIEDLFNRLDLTRAFLEPLWRNPGETLGEQEERSDTFLSIERHQGRLSLAQGLRSGVEVQHTLQGLLARGAYFSGGDFDRLQRPLRILATNLETGQGRVFGRGDLVEAVRASMSIPGGFRPVIIEGQQYVDGALVENIPVSTAKEAFHPDLVIAVDTSSPLEQRPALSILSVAARSLDLVVERRQWESRAAADFVIRPDIRGVNFLEYGTDGAKLVRQGREGFDARREALRELMRSRLSQERLDASQVAFECPGGLSPAMAGLLAEGVKPGPDGILLQDAQILLQQVLVHGLAQEAWATVDPGRVLTIHLRPFPAIRSVEVQAPDGWRAAIQSAVADAVKVGEPFNPQLFGRMMGHLVYRFLMEGGPLVDVRGSMFEPQTGHLLISVDEPFITKVEARSAAGAPVAEPHLLRLLGELKGRPFRPADLQNRVALAEHRLHLAELRYQLRPDGEGGTAITLVPVPLQRERLDLSLGYETTLGSQVGLAYRAVDLGFRGTELQLSAARNRLQERATLSVGSPFGFSPGTGVELVADYWQQRLELPLLWVAPELPGDGLGARISASDLMLRTFFRFSNLGTGKVSLDLGRRNAAFREDGQRRTQNQDAAFLSGEWDNFDRHTMPRDGLLLRARFGAGHALAGELPGATFQQSYFRARGLTSIGEHLGFDLDTEWGQGRRLPLDRWWVLGGPSFVIGSRSLGFMAPNFAAVRFGVPLRLYMGLGLTVELTPRFDLAWVAQDPADLLKPEVDFRAQGTGLMLRTTLSNFYVELAYGFLKVRTPQDGGRAVGSFNVLIGTQPFDLWKRH, encoded by the coding sequence ATGAAACCCGTGCTGCTGGCGCTCGGGCTTTCCGTCCTGCTGGCGGGCCAGACCCCGCCGCCCGGTGTCCCCCCGCCGGGGGCGCCCCGCCGCATCGACGTGGAGGTGCAGCCCGCGGACATGGTGTTCCGCTTCACCCCCCGGGTGACCATCCCCGGCATGCCCCGCGTGGCGGTGGCCCTCAGCGGCGGCGGGGCCCGCGGCCTGGCGCACATCGGCGTCCTCCAGCGCTTCGAGGAGGTGGGCTTCCCCCTGGACAGCGTCACCGGCACCAGCGCCGGCGCCCTGGTGGGCGCGCTCTACGCCAGCGGGTTCTCGGCCAAGGAGATCGAGGACCTGTTCAACCGGCTGGACCTGACCCGCGCCTTCCTGGAGCCGCTGTGGCGCAACCCGGGGGAGACCCTGGGCGAGCAGGAGGAGCGGAGCGACACCTTCCTCTCCATCGAGCGGCACCAGGGTCGCCTTTCGCTGGCCCAGGGTCTCCGCAGCGGGGTCGAGGTCCAGCACACGCTCCAGGGCCTGCTGGCCCGGGGCGCGTATTTCTCGGGAGGCGACTTCGACCGGCTCCAGCGCCCGCTCCGCATCCTGGCCACCAACCTGGAGACGGGGCAGGGGCGGGTCTTTGGGCGGGGCGACCTGGTGGAGGCCGTGCGGGCCTCCATGTCCATCCCCGGCGGCTTCCGCCCCGTCATCATCGAGGGCCAGCAGTACGTGGACGGGGCCCTGGTGGAGAACATCCCCGTCAGCACGGCCAAGGAGGCCTTCCATCCCGACCTGGTCATCGCCGTGGACACCAGCTCGCCCCTGGAGCAGCGGCCGGCCCTGAGCATCCTGTCCGTGGCGGCCCGCAGCCTGGATCTGGTGGTGGAACGGCGCCAGTGGGAAAGCCGCGCCGCCGCGGATTTCGTGATCCGTCCGGACATCCGGGGCGTGAACTTCCTGGAGTACGGCACCGACGGGGCCAAGCTGGTGCGCCAGGGCCGCGAAGGGTTTGACGCCCGCCGGGAGGCCCTGCGGGAGCTGATGCGCAGCCGCCTGAGCCAGGAGCGCCTGGACGCGAGCCAAGTCGCCTTCGAATGCCCCGGCGGGCTGAGCCCGGCCATGGCCGGACTGTTGGCGGAGGGTGTGAAGCCCGGGCCGGATGGCATCCTGCTCCAGGACGCCCAGATCCTGCTCCAGCAGGTGCTCGTCCACGGGCTGGCCCAGGAGGCCTGGGCCACGGTGGATCCGGGGCGCGTCCTCACCATCCACCTGCGGCCCTTCCCGGCGATCCGATCCGTGGAGGTGCAGGCGCCCGATGGCTGGCGGGCCGCCATCCAGAGCGCCGTGGCCGATGCGGTGAAGGTGGGCGAGCCCTTCAATCCCCAGCTGTTCGGCCGGATGATGGGGCACCTGGTCTACCGCTTCCTCATGGAGGGCGGGCCCCTGGTGGATGTGCGGGGTTCGATGTTCGAACCCCAGACCGGGCACCTCCTCATCAGCGTCGACGAGCCCTTCATCACCAAGGTCGAGGCCCGCTCGGCCGCCGGCGCGCCGGTGGCGGAACCCCACCTCCTGCGCCTGCTCGGAGAGTTGAAGGGACGCCCCTTCCGCCCAGCGGACCTGCAGAATCGCGTGGCCTTGGCGGAGCATCGGCTCCACCTGGCAGAACTGCGCTACCAGCTGCGGCCGGATGGCGAGGGGGGCACGGCCATCACCCTCGTCCCCGTCCCGCTGCAGCGCGAGCGGCTCGATCTTTCGCTGGGTTACGAGACCACCCTGGGCAGCCAGGTGGGTCTGGCCTACCGGGCGGTGGACCTGGGCTTCAGGGGCACGGAGCTGCAGCTGAGCGCGGCCCGAAACCGGCTGCAGGAGCGGGCCACGCTCTCCGTCGGGAGCCCCTTCGGCTTCTCGCCCGGCACGGGGGTCGAGCTGGTGGCGGATTACTGGCAGCAGCGGCTGGAGCTGCCCCTGCTGTGGGTGGCGCCCGAGCTGCCGGGCGATGGCCTGGGTGCGCGGATCAGCGCCTCCGACCTGATGCTGCGGACCTTCTTCCGCTTCAGCAACCTGGGCACGGGGAAGGTGAGCCTCGACCTCGGGCGCCGGAACGCCGCCTTCCGGGAGGATGGCCAGCGGCGGACCCAGAACCAGGATGCGGCCTTCCTCTCCGGGGAGTGGGACAACTTCGACCGGCACACCATGCCGCGGGATGGCCTCCTGCTGCGGGCGCGGTTCGGCGCGGGGCATGCCCTCGCGGGTGAGCTGCCCGGAGCCACCTTCCAGCAGAGCTACTTCCGGGCCCGGGGACTGACTTCCATCGGGGAGCACCTGGGCTTCGACCTCGACACGGAGTGGGGCCAGGGGCGGCGCCTGCCCCTGGATCGCTGGTGGGTGCTGGGGGGCCCCTCCTTCGTCATCGGCTCCCGATCCCTGGGCTTCATGGCGCCCAACTTCGCGGCGGTGCGCTTCGGCGTCCCCCTGCGCCTCTACATGGGCCTGGGCCTCACGGTGGAGCTGACCCCCCGCTTCGACCTGGCCTGGGTGGCCCAGGACCCCGCTGACCTGCTCAAGCCCGAGGTGGATTTCCGGGCCCAGGGCACGGGGCTGATGCTGCGCACGACCCTGTCCAATTTCTACGTGGAGCTGGCCTACGGCTTCCTGAAGGTCCGCACCCCCCAGGATGGCGGCCGGGCCGTGGGCAGCTTCAATGTCCTCATCGGCACCCAGCCCTTCGACCTCTGGAAGCGGCATTAG
- a CDS encoding SWIM zinc finger family protein, with translation MISHADRFGATWWGRLWINGLEKLGDDYENRLPRGKKYAEDGHVSHFGVQPGEIQARVHGRKTYNVTLGLPALTAAQWEKALDRIALESRFVASLLAGEMPQGLDETFREAGASLYPRVPKELQTHCDCPDWANPCKHVAAVCYVMAEALDRDPWLLFDLRGKSRDEVLQALQSALDAAAVAAPKKRGRPPKKKQTVADLLRREQPEPEPWRRLPEEAYDAIPMPLPEIAIPRVIPPDPSVFTQLGPLPHARIETSLCLAALMHRTAQWVQQQIEDGPHRLEDGEGEGDLEQPASPFDAPPQPPPKTSRNWRHKKRRWGKKG, from the coding sequence ATGATCAGCCACGCCGACCGCTTCGGCGCCACCTGGTGGGGCCGCCTCTGGATCAACGGCCTCGAGAAGCTGGGGGACGACTACGAGAACCGCCTGCCCCGCGGCAAGAAGTACGCGGAGGACGGCCACGTGTCGCACTTCGGCGTGCAGCCCGGCGAGATCCAGGCCCGGGTCCACGGCCGCAAGACCTACAACGTGACCCTGGGCCTGCCGGCCCTCACCGCGGCCCAGTGGGAGAAGGCCCTCGACCGCATCGCCCTGGAGAGCCGCTTCGTGGCCTCGCTGCTGGCGGGCGAGATGCCCCAGGGCCTGGACGAGACCTTCCGCGAGGCGGGCGCCAGCCTCTATCCGCGCGTGCCCAAGGAGCTGCAGACCCACTGCGACTGCCCGGACTGGGCCAACCCCTGCAAGCACGTGGCGGCCGTCTGCTATGTCATGGCCGAGGCCCTGGACCGCGACCCCTGGCTGCTCTTCGACCTGCGCGGCAAGAGCCGCGACGAGGTGCTGCAGGCCCTGCAGTCGGCCCTGGATGCCGCCGCCGTGGCTGCGCCCAAGAAGCGGGGCCGCCCCCCCAAGAAGAAGCAGACCGTGGCGGACCTCCTGCGCCGCGAGCAGCCCGAGCCCGAGCCCTGGCGACGCCTCCCGGAGGAGGCCTACGACGCCATCCCCATGCCCCTGCCGGAGATCGCCATCCCCCGCGTGATCCCGCCGGATCCCTCGGTGTTCACCCAGCTGGGCCCTCTGCCCCATGCCCGCATCGAGACCAGCCTCTGCCTGGCGGCCCTCATGCACCGCACCGCCCAGTGGGTGCAGCAGCAGATCGAGGACGGCCCGCACCGCCTGGAGGATGGCGAAGGAGAAGGCGACCTGGAACAGCCGGCCTCGCCCTTCGACGCCCCCCCGCAGCCCCCCCCCAAGACCAGCCGCAACTGGCGCCACAAGAAGCGACGCTGGGGCAAGAAGGGCTGA
- the rph gene encoding ribonuclease PH, producing MRQTEELRALGLEKGVQLHASGSCLVKLGRTHVLCAASLEERVPGWMKGRGSGWLTAEYGMLPAATNTRSDREAARGKQQGRTVEIQRLIGRSLRQAVDLAALGERTLTVDCDVLNADGGTRCAAITGAWVAVALALRAQGLDSALVRQVAAVSVGIVESGEGRRGLVLDLEYEEDHLAAVDCNLVAARPTLGGELELVEFQGTGEGRAFSRAEAAGLLDLGLAGCAALMDAQGAALR from the coding sequence ATGCGTCAAACCGAGGAACTGCGAGCCCTTGGCCTGGAGAAAGGCGTGCAGCTGCACGCCTCCGGCTCCTGCCTGGTGAAGCTCGGCCGCACCCACGTGCTCTGCGCCGCCAGCCTGGAGGAGCGGGTGCCGGGCTGGATGAAGGGCAGGGGCTCGGGCTGGCTCACGGCCGAATACGGCATGCTCCCGGCAGCGACCAACACGCGGTCTGATCGCGAGGCCGCCCGCGGCAAGCAGCAGGGCCGCACCGTGGAGATCCAGCGGCTCATCGGCCGCAGCCTCCGCCAGGCCGTGGATCTCGCCGCCCTGGGCGAGCGCACCCTCACCGTGGACTGCGACGTGCTCAACGCCGACGGGGGCACCCGCTGCGCGGCCATCACGGGCGCCTGGGTGGCCGTGGCGCTGGCGCTGCGCGCCCAGGGGCTGGACTCAGCCCTGGTCCGCCAGGTGGCTGCCGTGAGCGTGGGCATCGTGGAATCGGGGGAAGGGCGCCGAGGTCTGGTGCTCGACCTGGAATACGAGGAGGATCACCTGGCCGCCGTGGACTGCAACCTGGTGGCGGCCCGCCCCACCCTGGGCGGGGAGCTGGAATTGGTGGAGTTCCAGGGCACTGGCGAGGGCCGTGCCTTCAGCCGGGCCGAAGCGGCCGGGCTGCTGGACCTGGGCTTGGCGGGCTGTGCGGCGCTCATGGACGCCCAGGGGGCGGCCCTCAGATGA
- a CDS encoding DEAD/DEAH box helicase — MLNPFLQYRPQDRGFLLCMPEAVDAAEWVRALRTLPGELQGRERLTPAKAQIFLPDGSLVEMHAVPLRWQRAYPWLSSLALRPGNAGPTLRYWAMALRLLQSLVVRGAMLPQLDTRGNPWKARWGISLTSPSDRAALRQLAEAMPPAAVAFPENDTWAFTKTVALGELDAFDIEDDLAMPPAADAVLTAFLEDGADFIMRFVSGGLRAGDDPRLGLIHRLRGHKRDRLPWDERIMVALSHQLPEFPTTGITERTLGEQLAQWSEGARPQWLRPSLRLETPEVPTALQAVQDADRMAEEGWILKVGLETEAGADIGVAKLWEPSTEPEVLQARQVLLRGLARAVPFFPALERALSGQKPEDLVLRPTEAWGFLTRGAAQLKEAGFLVHIPEGLADFGGAKRLRAKVRLGARNVLDSAPLAQAGLEGSVSADWSLMLGDDALSVEDFAQMASLKHPLVAWKGKWVALDPETLKQISTVIQASRGAGFESMTKGEALAAALTGTARIPGVSEAIEVEVAGDFGAALEDLKVLPDKPIVQPASFQGQLRPYQLRGLAWLEGLSRLGLGGILADDMGLGKTIQVLALLLHRQTHSPEFGPATLLVCPTSLLGNWERELAKFAPSLPVFVHHGNNRDRLPNTFKAHTLVLTTYGVVRREEDTFASRPWGMVVVDEAQAIKNAGSAQAKAIRKLHGAFRLALTGTPIENRLTELWAIMSAGLPGYLGSESHFKERFATPIEKYRDPDAANELRQRIGPFILRRLKSDKAIIQDLPEKHEMKVFTTLSREQAELYQYRVEKMDEELDAASSGIERRGRILALLTHLKQICNHPSQFLKAQGPYRGRSGKLDRLTEMLEEVVEAGERALVFTQFKEMGDRLQIHLNDALGFEPPFLHGGTSREGRDELVRSFQEDPDSPPVLLLSLKAGGVGLNLTAATHVFHFDRWWNPAVEDQATDRTYRIGQTKNVQVHKLVTIGTLEEKIDALLESKRDLADRVVGSGEGWLTELDDDALRRLVALDPDAELLDPDEGNGDEPAAPKPGAKLGRRKVKEVAE, encoded by the coding sequence ATGCTGAATCCCTTCCTCCAGTACCGTCCCCAGGACCGGGGCTTCCTGCTCTGCATGCCCGAGGCCGTGGACGCGGCGGAGTGGGTGCGTGCGCTCCGCACCCTGCCGGGCGAGCTGCAGGGCCGGGAACGCCTGACCCCCGCCAAGGCGCAGATCTTCCTGCCGGACGGCTCCCTGGTGGAGATGCATGCCGTGCCCCTGCGCTGGCAGCGGGCCTACCCCTGGCTCTCCTCCCTGGCCCTGCGTCCGGGGAATGCCGGGCCTACCCTGCGCTACTGGGCCATGGCCCTGCGCCTGCTGCAGTCGCTGGTGGTGCGCGGCGCCATGCTGCCCCAGCTCGACACCCGCGGGAACCCCTGGAAGGCCCGCTGGGGCATCAGCCTCACCAGCCCCTCGGACCGCGCCGCCCTGCGCCAGCTGGCCGAGGCCATGCCCCCGGCGGCCGTGGCCTTCCCCGAGAACGACACCTGGGCCTTCACCAAGACCGTGGCCCTGGGCGAGCTGGACGCCTTCGACATCGAGGACGACCTGGCCATGCCCCCCGCCGCGGACGCCGTGCTGACGGCCTTCCTGGAGGATGGCGCCGACTTCATCATGCGCTTCGTGTCCGGCGGCCTGCGGGCCGGGGATGACCCGCGCCTGGGCCTCATCCACCGGCTGCGGGGCCACAAGCGGGACCGCCTGCCCTGGGACGAGCGCATCATGGTGGCCCTCTCCCACCAGCTGCCGGAGTTCCCCACCACGGGCATCACGGAACGCACCCTGGGCGAGCAGCTGGCCCAGTGGAGCGAGGGCGCCCGGCCCCAGTGGCTGCGGCCCAGCCTCCGCCTGGAGACCCCGGAGGTGCCCACGGCCCTCCAGGCCGTGCAGGACGCGGACCGGATGGCCGAGGAGGGCTGGATCCTCAAGGTGGGCCTGGAGACCGAGGCCGGCGCCGACATCGGCGTGGCCAAGCTCTGGGAACCCTCCACGGAGCCCGAGGTGCTGCAGGCCCGCCAGGTACTGCTGCGCGGCCTGGCCCGCGCCGTGCCGTTCTTCCCGGCCCTGGAGCGGGCTCTCTCGGGCCAGAAGCCCGAGGACCTGGTACTGCGGCCCACAGAAGCCTGGGGCTTCCTCACCCGCGGCGCCGCCCAGCTCAAAGAAGCCGGTTTCCTCGTCCACATCCCCGAGGGCCTCGCCGATTTCGGCGGTGCCAAGCGCCTGCGCGCCAAGGTGCGTCTGGGCGCCCGCAACGTGCTGGACTCCGCGCCCCTGGCTCAGGCGGGGCTGGAGGGCAGCGTCAGCGCCGACTGGTCCCTCATGCTGGGCGACGACGCCCTGAGCGTGGAGGACTTCGCCCAGATGGCGAGCCTCAAGCACCCCCTGGTGGCCTGGAAGGGCAAGTGGGTGGCCCTGGATCCCGAGACCCTCAAGCAGATCTCCACGGTCATCCAGGCCAGCCGCGGCGCCGGCTTCGAAAGCATGACCAAGGGCGAGGCCCTGGCCGCGGCCCTCACCGGTACGGCGCGCATCCCCGGCGTCAGCGAGGCCATCGAGGTGGAGGTGGCCGGCGACTTCGGTGCGGCCCTGGAGGACCTGAAGGTCCTGCCCGACAAGCCCATCGTCCAGCCCGCCAGCTTCCAGGGCCAGCTGCGCCCCTACCAGCTGCGCGGCCTCGCCTGGCTGGAGGGCCTGTCGCGCCTGGGCCTGGGCGGCATCCTCGCCGACGACATGGGCCTGGGCAAGACCATCCAGGTGCTGGCCCTGCTGCTGCACCGCCAGACCCACAGCCCGGAGTTCGGACCGGCCACCCTGCTGGTCTGCCCCACCTCACTGCTGGGCAACTGGGAGCGGGAGCTGGCCAAGTTCGCGCCCAGCCTGCCGGTCTTCGTGCACCACGGCAACAACCGCGACCGCCTGCCCAACACCTTCAAGGCCCATACCCTCGTGCTCACCACCTACGGCGTGGTGCGCCGCGAGGAGGACACTTTCGCCAGCCGCCCCTGGGGCATGGTGGTGGTGGACGAGGCCCAGGCCATCAAGAACGCGGGCTCGGCCCAGGCCAAGGCCATCCGCAAGCTGCACGGCGCCTTCCGCCTGGCGCTGACGGGCACGCCCATCGAGAACCGCCTCACGGAGCTGTGGGCCATCATGAGCGCGGGGCTGCCGGGCTACCTGGGCAGCGAGTCCCACTTCAAGGAGCGCTTCGCCACGCCCATCGAGAAGTACCGCGATCCCGACGCCGCCAACGAGCTGCGCCAGCGCATCGGGCCCTTCATCCTGCGCCGCCTCAAGAGCGACAAGGCCATCATCCAGGACCTGCCCGAGAAGCACGAGATGAAGGTCTTCACCACCCTGAGCCGCGAACAGGCCGAGCTCTACCAGTACCGCGTGGAGAAGATGGACGAGGAACTGGATGCCGCGTCTTCGGGCATCGAGCGCCGGGGCCGCATCCTGGCCCTGCTCACGCACCTCAAGCAGATCTGCAACCACCCCAGCCAGTTCCTCAAGGCGCAAGGACCTTATCGGGGCCGGAGCGGCAAGCTGGACCGCCTCACGGAGATGCTGGAGGAAGTGGTCGAGGCCGGCGAACGCGCCCTGGTCTTCACGCAGTTCAAGGAGATGGGCGACCGCCTGCAGATCCACCTGAACGACGCCCTCGGCTTTGAGCCGCCCTTCCTCCATGGCGGCACCAGCCGCGAAGGCCGCGACGAGCTGGTGCGCAGCTTCCAGGAGGATCCGGACTCTCCGCCGGTGCTGCTGCTGAGCCTCAAGGCCGGTGGCGTGGGCCTCAACCTCACGGCCGCCACCCATGTCTTCCACTTCGACCGCTGGTGGAACCCCGCCGTGGAGGACCAGGCCACGGACCGCACCTATCGCATCGGCCAGACCAAGAACGTGCAGGTGCACAAGCTGGTCACCATCGGCACGCTGGAGGAGAAGATCGACGCCCTGCTGGAATCCAAGCGGGATCTGGCGGATCGCGTGGTGGGCAGCGGCGAAGGCTGGCTCACGGAACTCGACGACGACGCCCTGCGCCGCCTGGTGGCCCTGGATCCTGATGCCGAGCTGCTGGATCCGGACGAGGGCAATGGGGATGAGCCCGCCGCGCCGAAGCCCGGCGCCAAGCTGGGCCGCCGCAAAGTGAAGGAGGTGGCCGAATGA
- a CDS encoding RpiB/LacA/LacB family sugar-phosphate isomerase, whose translation MKLGFASDHAGFDLKERLKAWAIGQGHDVVDFGTDGMASVDYPDFAHRAAEGRDQWERLVLVCGSGIGISIAANRHAGIRCALVTSPEHAALARQHNDANAIAFGQRLTDPLKAESYLKTFLETPFEGGRHQGRVDKIEWKGTC comes from the coding sequence ATGAAGCTCGGATTCGCAAGCGATCATGCGGGGTTCGACCTGAAGGAGCGGCTCAAGGCCTGGGCCATTGGGCAGGGGCACGACGTGGTGGATTTCGGCACGGATGGGATGGCCTCGGTGGATTACCCGGATTTCGCGCACCGGGCGGCGGAAGGTAGGGATCAGTGGGAGCGCCTGGTGCTGGTCTGCGGATCCGGCATCGGCATCAGCATCGCGGCCAACCGCCATGCCGGCATCCGCTGCGCGCTGGTGACCTCCCCCGAGCACGCAGCACTGGCTCGACAGCACAATGACGCAAACGCCATCGCTTTCGGCCAGCGGCTGACGGATCCGCTCAAGGCAGAATCCTACCTCAAAACCTTCCTGGAAACACCTTTTGAGGGGGGCCGCCACCAGGGACGGGTGGACAAGATCGAGTGGAAGGGCACCTGCTGA